cgtcgcaggcctcggccgggtcgccgaccctccgcctcacgcgaggcgggctcggcaacactccgctgcctcttccttcacctgtccctctaacaaaacgtcgcgtcgcattaactcagccaactgctgccactgacatcggccgcaagctcggcacagtacagcggaatggccgacgggacgggagacaggactgggcaggggttacccaccactgtgcccaccgctatgcacatggttgacgcccatgccgcactatgctgccaactcctgctccgagaacaacgcggcgtggggagccacgtccgggatattgtggcctcggaatcagtacccaggaccaataattccctccaaagcctcagcagtttgcttcaggggctcggcagcctgaggatccatgtccaccgagccccccatgatggctcggcctcggcatctacagagcctcggctccctacgacgtcatcgcacgatgaccggcatgtcacccgccatgtcctgcctcaagctgtactggagccccacgacgcacaagatcaggtatgatcggcgcgtcacttctgcacgacaaggacagagccactccatcgaccataccacaacagtggccggctgtagggctcggacacgccatccccattcatagaacgctatgtagcaacatatgtacgttcctggttctcccttagagtataaaagggagggaccagggccatttctagggacggAAGAACAACGagcagaaagaggaactcaccaatagaaccacacacttctacgttgcttgagaacaacgcctcaagcagctcgcaccacccccgccgagacctgaggctagctccctctctcacctagcttgtaaccccctactacgagcactctggtgcaaggaatacaagatcgatctcttagactagacgtagggtgtcgattgcctgaactagtataaaccttgtgtctctttgcatcaccatcggggattaggggcacgcagcacaaattcactcgttggttaaggacccccccggtccgaaacgccgacagttggcgcgccaggtaggggctcgctgcgtgttagcttcatcgtcccagcaagttccggatggcagaccccgtacaacCGTTGCGTCTCGACACGGTGgtatggttcgggagcctagagttcatgtctctaggatgtggatatgatatggtactcctcacaccccgagctcCACTGCCCGATGACGTTACCATAGAcccgcagcccaggcgcaggcagcgTCCGGGCCGCGGCTCCCGTAGCACTCGCCAGGCGTGACGCGAGCGGGACCGCCCTGACACCACGCAAGCTCGGGGCAACACGCCGTGCTCCGTCGGTATCCCTtgcccggctgttggtacagagtccctggtcgGGGACTTATCCAACCTGAGCTTGGGCAAGGAAAAGATTCCAGCGATGCACAGCGATGCCTTGTCATCGAGTTCtgtcccgccacctcctgaggggcCAGCCCCGGCGGAGTGGCGCCCggcaatggcaccatccccgtaccccttcgggttgataaacgccgccaccgccttcgCTTCCGCCTATGCTTCCAAGCATGCAGAGCCCTCAGGactccaccaacattttgccctCGACTTCTCCCCCGCAACATCGGCGCacgcccacgctgactcctcggaagaagacgaggcatgggccagagcaGACTTCTCTAGTCTTtgtgaccctaaagccatgcgccgcttcatgactgcaagcgactactgcttcggctactctgactccgacgacgaagggacttacgatccgtctcgtgagtgcttccacgtcgggctcgggatgccaagggtgggtgaagaggacgagaggacaggcaaccattccctaCCCCGGGCAAGGGCGGGCAATGCCACACCTCTGCATCTCgaagccccggcagcacggaacgagaatcccgttcgcggggagcatcgacgcctagacctggagcagctccgcgagcttcaagccaaggtcgaacaagaccgactccttctgcaacagctttggGACACTCTCAAGCAGGAGtagcaagggcgcggtgagggcggaggggcCTGACGAAGGGCCtgtgacgtccatcaccgcatcaacgacaatgaGGGGggtgagccacccccaatctttaatcccGCTAGCTAGAATGTCGtagcggctgcgatgctggtctgagcaatgcccgagccctccaccaccgaggggcgacgggtccacggagagctccgcgacctcctcgagaccgttgcggtgcagcaggccgaaagttccgcctcccgctggggaagcacttcggagcaacccacggtgcaacctcgccggggccaggatgcctcggtccgtcccgagcccgctcgcgcgccaacggccaacagggccccctcggtgcgcgatcgacctggagaccaacgtgaggcacaaggcgaccatgaAGTAGTTGGCAGGCAATGGCGCCACGACGAtggagccgcccggggctaccacccacaccgaggcggccgctacgacagcgaagaggaccgcagtccttctcccgagccacctagccctcgggtctttagtagagccatccgcaacgctcacttcctagctcggttccggcaacctgccaacctcacaaagtatagcggcaagacgaaccccgagctatggctagccgattatcgcctggcttgtcagctaggtggtgcggacgatgacctgctcatcatctgcaacctccctttgttcttgttagactcagcacgagcctagctcgaacaccttccccccgcacagatccacgactggcatgacttggtgagggtcttcgtcaagaatttccagggcacctacgtgcacctcgggaactcctgggacctcaaaggttgccaccagaagccagacgaatctcttcgagatttcatccggcgcttctccaagaaatgcaccgagttgccccgcgtcggtgactcagaaatcgtccaagcgttcctctctggcacctcctgccgagacctagtcTGAGAATTGGGCCAGAACGTTccaaccacagcggccgcactcctcgacatcgccaccaactttgcctcgggcgaagaggcggttggggccatcttccccaacaatgacgccaaggggaagcagaaggacgaggcccccgaggcctcgcccacccgcgcccccaagagaaagaagaagggtcgcccagggaagcaggaggtccttgaGGCTGGCCATGTCGCCACAGCaaatcgcaggaatccccgaggcccccggggccccgggctatttgacgacatgcttaagaaggcctatccttaccatcaaggttcggtgaagcatgccctcgaggagtgcaccatgctccggcgttactacgccaggcttaggctccccgacgacgatgacaCCAGGAAAAGGGGCACCGGCGAgagggacggcgataaagatgatgggttccccaaggtacacaatgccttcatgatctttggtggaccctcggcatgcctcacggcgtgccagcaaaagagggaacgccgggaggtcttctcggtcaaggtggccaccccccggtacctcgattggtctcaggaggcaatcacctttgatcgggatgaccaccccaattatgttccaaaccccgggcagtacccgcttgtcatcgacccgatcgtcggcaacacccggcttaccaaagtgctcatggacggaggcaatggcctcaacatcctctatgtcaatactctggagctcctggagctcgaccagtcacggctccgaggtggttccgcgcccttccacggcatcgtgctaggaaagcacacacgacccctcgggcgcatcgacttacccgtctgctttggcactccctccaactaccgcaaggaggtcctcaccttcgaggtggttggattcaagggggcttaccatgccatcttggggcacccgtgctacgccaagttcatggcggtccccaactacacctacctcaagctcaagatgccaggccccaacggcatcatcaccgtcaagtccacgtacgaacatgcatacgactacgacgttgagtgcatcgagtacgctgaggccatcgtggaggccgagaccctcatcgctaatctcgaccagcttggtagcgaggttcccgacgccaagcagCGCGTCaggaccttcgagcccgcggaggccatcaagctcatccctATCGATCCCACCGTCCCCAATGGCCGAGGACtaaagatcagcgccaccctcgacagcaaataggaggctgtgctcgttgactttctccgtgtgaacgtcgatatgttcgcatggagtccctcggacatgccgggcataccaagggaggttgccgagcatgcCTTAGATATCCGTGCGGGCTCCAGGCCGGCGAAGTAGCCCCTGCGCCGGTTCGACaaggagaagcgtagggccatcggcgaagaagtgcagaagctcatggcagccgagttcatcaaggaagtattccatccagagtggttggctaaccctgtattagtcaggaagaaaagtggaaagtggaggatgtgcgtggactacactggtctaaataaagcgtgcccaaaggtcccattcccactaccatgaattgaccaaatcatcgactccactgcaggatgcgaaaccctctccttccttgatgcgtattccggttaccaccaaatcaagatgaaagaatccgaccagctcgcgacttctttcatcactccattcggcacgtactgctacgtaaccatgccattcggcctcagaaacacaggggctacttaccagcggtgcatgctccaagtctttggcgaacacatcgggcgaaccatcgaggcctacgtggatgacatcgtagtcaagtccaggaaggccggtgatctcgtcggcgacgTGGAGGTTGCCTTCgcatgtctcagagagaagggcatcaagctcaaccccgagaagtgtgtcttcagggttccccgaggcatgctcttggggttcatagtctcggaacgtggtatcgaggccaacctagagaaggtctcggccgtgaccaacatgggcccgatccgagacctcaaaggggtgcagagggtcatgggatgccttgcggccctaagccgcttcatctcgtgcctcggcgaaaaaggcctgcccctgtaccgcctcttgagaaagtccgagcgcttttcttggaccaccgaggccgaggaagccctcgtcaggctcaaagcactgctcaccaacccccccatCCTGGTTctgcccaccgagggcgagcacctcttactctacgtcaccgcgacgacccaagtggtcagtgcagccgtagtagtcgagaggcaggagaagggacatgctctacccgtccaacgacctgtctacttcatcagcgaagtgctctccgagactaagacgcgttacccccacatccagaagctggtttacaccgtagtcttggctcgacgcaagctgcgtcactacttcgagtcccacccggtgactgtggtgtcgtcttttcctctgggagagataatccaaaaccgggaggcctcgggtagaatagccaagtgggctgtcgaactcatgggggagaccttgtctttcgcgcctcagaaagcgatcaaatcatagGTCCTGGCTGACTTTgtagctgagtggaccgacacacagctgccacccgctcagatccaatcagaatgctagaccatgtacttcaacAGGTCTCTAATGAAGACTGGGGCTAGCgcaggcctgctcctggtctcgcccctcagagtacacatgcgctacatgatccggcttcacttcgccgcctccaacaacgtggctgaatacaaggccctcgtcaatggcctgcaaatcgccatcgaacttggagtgcgacgtctcgacgtatggggtgattcgcagctcgtcgtcgatcaggtgatgaaagagtcaagctgccatgaccccaaaatgaaggcgtactacaCGATAGTATGTCGcctagagaacaagttcgacggtcttgaactcaaccacgttgcacgaaagtacaatgaggccgcagatgaactggcaaagatggcgtcggcgagggccctGGTCCCCCTGAacatcttcgctagagacctccgcAAACCTTCCATCAACTACACCTCGGCGGTGGAAGATGGCTCACCGGTCAAGCCCGtcgaagggcccgaggccccctctgccgccgagaccTCTGCAGTCGAGCCTGAAGTCATGGAAATCGAagcagagcctcccgaggccgaccAGGGTATGGACTGGCGAGCCCCGCTCCTTGATTACCTCATCCGAGGAGAGCTCCCtacagacaggaccaaagcccgatggcttgcacgatgagccaaaacttacgtcctctgcgaccgcaagttgtacaggcaaagcccgtcaggcgtcctccaatgatgcatcactaccgaggcaggccaggccctactttgggacttgcatgcgggagcctgcgggcaccatgcggcgcctcggacactCGTCAGAagcgcctttcgccaaggtttctactggccaacggcggttgccaacgccaccaagctagtacgctcctgtgagggatgtcagtactatgcgcggcagacgcacctctcggcccaagccctccaaaccatccccgtcacatggccattcgccgtgtggggtctggacatggttgggcctctacagaaggcccccgggggctacacccacctgctggtagccatcgacaagttctctaagtggatcgaggctcgcccgatcacgcaaatcaaatccgagcaagcggttctattcttcactgacatcatccacaggttcggggttcctaacaccatcatcactgacaatgggacacaattcaccggtcacaagttcctgatgttctgcgatgaccaccacatctgggtggcctagtcggccataggacaccctaggacgaatggccaagtagagcgtgccaacggcatgatcctacaaggccttaagccaagaatattcaaccggttgaagaagtttggtaagaaatggcttgccgaactcccgtcagtcgtctggagcctaagaaacaccccgagccgagccacaggattcacaccgttcttcctggtctatggagccgaggccatcctccccactgacttagaatatggttccctgaggctataggcgtacaacgagcaaagcaaccgcactgtcCGCGAagacaccctcgaccaactggaggaagcccgagatgtcacGCTGCTACACTTAgctaggtaccagcaagccctacgacgctaccaagcccggcgcgtccaaagccgagacccgaaggtgggcgacctagtgctgagactaaggcagagcaacaagggccgccacaagctgaccccaccctaggaagggccgtacatcattgctcaagtgctgaagcccgggacctacaagttagccaacgagaagggcgaagtcctcaccaacacttggaacatagaacagctacgtcgcttctacccttaaattttcaagcattgtatattttgtttctcgaaatacattaaagaagcgtctttagttgttctaatttttcgagaaacccccatcaaggggaacCTGTCCCATACTAGGACAAGTTGATTacaaaaaaacctaaggaccggagGTTCGCCTCAAGAGCAAAAGGCTGGCCGAGCCGAGAGATAagcctatgcctccgggctacggcaactccctcaccacctttcactcGAGAGGCAGCCCAGGCTCCGAGGGGGTTTTTTCAAAGGACTTGTCTAGAAATCGGAACAGAAGGTAAAACGCTTTACGATAACGCTTCAAGGGAGACTCGGCCATGCCTCCGTAGGGCTGAGCCTCCCttaggggctagaaggggggggaacccccctaagtcccggacaccatttctTAATTGATTTTTGgttaaattcctacgccaaactctctctagCGCGCTCTAACAGACCATTTGTaaagaacctaaggaccaaaagtatgTCTCAAGTCTAAAAGGCCGACCGAGGTGTGAGAATGACCTACGCCTccaggctacggcaactccctcaccaccttttacccGAGGGACAACTTAGGCTCCAAGGGAGTTTTTACAAATGATACGTTCAGAGGCGAGACAGAGgatagaggctcggaaatacaataaaacgaTTAGAAAAAACATATATATACAAGCACCTcccaaaggcctcgacggccacaaacgtcaCGATAAAGTAATAAATCTAACTTATTACATGGCCCCCTCGGCCTAGGTCAAGGCGCAGGGTCTCCCGCGTTGGCAGACGGCgaaggagggaccacctcctcttcgaatagcttcACCAACACCGTGCTGGGGCCCTCGACTGCCGCTTCCAGCCTCgtcagctcctcctcggcctcgacaGCATCCTCAGACAGGACATAGCTGTCACTGACGCCTTCGACGTCGACGCCGGTGTAGTGCGAAGAGACGATGGCTAGGGCGCGTTTGATGCCTGTGTGTAGCACCTCTCGCAGTCGCTGATGCGCTTGGCCAATCAACGCAGTcaggcggctcctaagggagctgcccgattgaaccccctccatctccagggcctcgcagatgGCACGAGCGGCGCTCTGCAGCAcctcgtgctcctcgatctcACAATCGAGCACTGTCTGCAGCGCGACGAAGGCCTCGGTCAACCACGAGACCTCATCGTCCAACCCTGTGCCAAAACAAGTAGAATGGGATTAAGTGtcaaagaaaacaagccaaacaGGGGCGTGAGGCCtgcgggactcacccttggccttctccttccaGTGCTGGACCTCGACACGAGAGGCCTTGgctgccctggaagcctccttctccagttCTATGTCGCGACAAGAAGTCAGGTGTCGAACGCATGAAAAGACGAACGAAATaaagggaacaggactcaccctcggccttttccctcCATTTTAGGGCCTCGCCTTGGGAAGCCTcagccgccttggtagcctctacCAAGGCACCTTTTGTCAGCTCGTGCACccgctgctccgcacccagctgcctggCGGTGGCTACGGCGGTGGCCCTCACTTCTTCCGCCCGAGAGTTGGAAGCGTCTCGCTCGTCGGCCACACAGGTCagttcctcctctagctccttg
The nucleotide sequence above comes from Miscanthus floridulus cultivar M001 chromosome 18, ASM1932011v1, whole genome shotgun sequence. Encoded proteins:
- the LOC136524180 gene encoding uncharacterized protein, which gives rise to MKAYYTIVCRLENKFDGLELNHVARKYNEAADELAKMASARALVPLNIFARDLRKPSINYTSAVEDGSPVKPVEGPEAPSAAETSAVEPEVMEIEAEPPEADQGMDWRAPLLDYLIRGELPTDRTKARWLAR